A region from the Thauera humireducens genome encodes:
- the ilvN gene encoding acetolactate synthase small subunit, protein MMIEQVADPLPQAGHAKVILEIDVNNHAGVMSHICNLFARRAFNVEGILCMPVSDGRRSRIWLLVFDDQRLEQMVRQVEKLEDVLAVRRHGAEHEVFERLEDFFH, encoded by the coding sequence ATGATGATCGAACAAGTTGCCGACCCGCTGCCGCAAGCCGGCCACGCAAAGGTCATTCTAGAGATCGATGTGAATAACCACGCCGGGGTGATGAGCCACATCTGCAATCTTTTTGCGCGCCGCGCCTTCAACGTCGAAGGCATTCTGTGCATGCCGGTTTCCGACGGCAGGCGCTCGCGCATCTGGCTGCTCGTGTTCGACGACCAGCGCCTCGAGCAGATGGTCCGCCAGGTTGAAAAGCTGGAGGACGTGCTCGCGGTGCGTCGCCATGGGGCGGAGCACGAAGTGTTCGAACGCCTGGAAGACTTCTTCCACTGA
- the ilvB gene encoding acetolactate synthase large subunit, translated as MTQLTGAQLIVRLLERQGVRTIAGIPGGAILPFYDALSASAQIRHVLARHEQGAGFMAQGMARVSGVPQVCIASSGPGATNLVTAIADACLDSIPMVIITGQVPQSMIGTDAFQEVDIYGITVPITKHNFLVRSAQELLEVVPDAFRIAMSGRPGPVLIDVPKDVQNQLIEVDELPPPAVPDAPPQLDMAAIDTAAQMINSAVRPVLYLGGGVVHSGASALAVTLAEQGALPTTMTLMALGAMPMDHPLSVGMLGMHGARYTNFVLEEADLLICVGARFDDRAIGRAAQFCPNAKIVHIDVDRSELHKIKTAHVAIHADVTEALEALLPRVKAVLRTDWLAQVADLKQRFPMQLPGSDDPRSHYGLIKAVADALDDEAVVATDVGQHQMWVAQAYPFRRPRQWLTSGGLGTMGFGLPTAIGAALAEPERTVVCFSGDGSFKMNIQELATLAEEGLNLKVVLMNNNALGLVYQQQALFYGKRQFASRYRTEPDFVKIAEGFGVPAIDLDKADDPRAALAEALNAPGPCLIHATIDREQFVYPMVPPGAANTEMIGG; from the coding sequence ATGACTCAACTCACCGGCGCGCAACTGATCGTGCGCCTCCTCGAACGCCAGGGCGTGCGTACCATCGCCGGCATCCCCGGTGGCGCGATTCTTCCGTTCTACGACGCGCTGTCGGCCAGTGCGCAGATCCGGCACGTGCTGGCGCGCCACGAGCAGGGCGCTGGCTTCATGGCGCAGGGCATGGCGCGGGTGTCGGGCGTGCCCCAGGTGTGCATCGCCTCGAGCGGTCCGGGGGCGACCAACCTCGTCACCGCGATTGCCGATGCCTGCCTCGATTCGATTCCGATGGTCATCATCACCGGCCAGGTGCCGCAATCCATGATCGGGACCGACGCCTTCCAGGAAGTGGATATCTACGGCATCACGGTGCCGATCACCAAGCACAATTTCCTTGTGCGCTCGGCGCAGGAGTTGCTCGAGGTCGTGCCCGACGCGTTCCGCATCGCCATGTCCGGCCGACCGGGTCCGGTGCTGATCGATGTGCCCAAGGATGTGCAGAACCAGCTGATCGAAGTCGACGAACTGCCGCCGCCCGCAGTGCCCGACGCGCCGCCGCAGCTGGACATGGCGGCCATCGATACCGCAGCGCAGATGATCAACTCGGCCGTGCGACCGGTGCTCTATCTGGGCGGCGGTGTGGTCCATTCCGGTGCTTCCGCACTCGCGGTGACGCTGGCAGAGCAGGGCGCGCTGCCGACGACGATGACCCTGATGGCGCTGGGTGCGATGCCGATGGACCATCCGCTGTCGGTCGGCATGCTCGGCATGCACGGTGCCCGCTACACCAACTTCGTGCTCGAGGAGGCGGACCTGCTGATCTGCGTCGGTGCGCGCTTCGACGACCGCGCCATCGGCCGGGCCGCCCAGTTCTGCCCCAACGCGAAGATCGTCCACATCGACGTTGATCGCTCCGAGTTGCACAAGATCAAGACCGCGCACGTCGCGATTCATGCCGATGTCACGGAGGCGCTCGAGGCCCTGCTGCCCCGTGTCAAGGCCGTGCTGCGCACCGACTGGCTGGCGCAGGTCGCGGATCTCAAGCAGCGGTTTCCGATGCAGCTCCCGGGCAGCGACGATCCGCGCAGTCACTACGGCCTGATCAAGGCGGTCGCCGACGCGCTCGACGACGAGGCGGTGGTTGCCACCGACGTGGGTCAGCACCAGATGTGGGTCGCTCAGGCCTATCCTTTCCGCCGTCCGCGCCAGTGGTTGACCTCGGGCGGGCTGGGCACGATGGGATTCGGCCTGCCGACGGCAATCGGCGCCGCCCTGGCCGAGCCCGAGCGCACGGTGGTGTGCTTCTCGGGCGACGGCAGCTTCAAGATGAACATCCAGGAGCTTGCGACACTGGCCGAGGAGGGGCTCAACCTCAAGGTCGTGCTCATGAACAACAATGCGCTGGGTCTGGTGTACCAGCAGCAGGCGCTGTTCTACGGCAAGCGCCAGTTCGCGTCCAGGTACCGCACCGAACCCGATTTCGTGAAGATCGCCGAAGGCTTCGGCGTGCCGGCCATCGACCTCGACAAGGCCGACGATCCCCGTGCCGCGCTGGCCGAGGCGCTGAATGCGCCCGGACCGTGCCTGATCCACGCGACGATCGATCGCGAGCAGTTTGTCTATCCCATGGTGCCGCCGGGTGCCGCCAACACCGAAATGATCGGAGGCTGA
- a CDS encoding CBS domain-containing protein produces MLVSEILAIKGKVLFTIAPNKSVAEAIEIMNEQDVGSLVVFSRGEMVGMLTFRQVLQGVQKGSADLHALTVEAVMIRNPFVASPNMEMDELRRMMVEHHQRYLPVMDGHTLLGVVSFHDVAKAVLEEQSFENRMLKNYIRNWPAQEEEER; encoded by the coding sequence ATGCTGGTAAGCGAGATTCTCGCCATCAAGGGCAAGGTGCTATTCACCATCGCACCCAACAAGAGTGTTGCCGAGGCAATCGAGATCATGAACGAGCAGGATGTTGGCTCGCTCGTGGTCTTCTCGCGCGGTGAGATGGTCGGCATGTTGACCTTCCGTCAGGTCCTGCAGGGTGTGCAGAAGGGCAGCGCTGACTTGCATGCGCTCACCGTCGAAGCGGTCATGATCCGGAATCCGTTTGTGGCTTCCCCCAATATGGAGATGGACGAGTTGCGGCGGATGATGGTGGAGCATCACCAGCGCTACCTGCCCGTGATGGACGGCCATACCCTGCTGGGCGTCGTGAGCTTTCACGACGTCGCCAAGGCAGTGCTGGAAGAGCAGAGCTTCGAGAACCGGATGCTCAAGAACTACATCCGTAACTGGCCGGCACAGGAGGAAGAAGAGCGCTGA
- the rho gene encoding transcription termination factor Rho has protein sequence MATEAGVEGANRLRKQELVFALLRNRARRGEPICGDGALEVLPDGFGFLRSPDTSYLAGTDDIYVSPSQIRRFNLRTGDTIEGEIRTPKDGERYFALTKLDKINGRPPEECKSKILFENLTPLHPQECLKLERDVRGEENITSRVIDMIAPIGKGQRGLLVAPPKSGKTVMLQHIAHAITANHPDVKLIVLLIDERPEEVTEMLRSVKGEVVASTFDEPATRHVQVAEMVIEKAKRLTEHKYDVVILLDSLTRLARAYNTVVPASGKVLTGGVDANALQKPKRFFGAARNIEEGGSLTIIATALIDTGSRMDDVIYEEFKGTGNMELHLDRRMAEKRVYPAINVNRSGTRREELLLKQDILQKVWILRKLLYGMDDIDAMEFLLDKIKATKSNAEFFDAMRSGRG, from the coding sequence ATGGCCACTGAAGCCGGCGTCGAAGGCGCGAACAGGCTGCGCAAGCAGGAACTCGTCTTCGCGCTGCTCCGCAACCGTGCCCGCAGGGGCGAACCGATCTGTGGCGACGGCGCACTCGAAGTGCTGCCTGACGGATTCGGCTTCCTGCGCTCCCCGGACACCTCGTATCTCGCGGGGACGGACGACATCTACGTCTCCCCCTCGCAGATCCGGCGCTTCAACCTGCGCACCGGGGACACGATCGAAGGCGAAATCCGCACGCCCAAGGACGGCGAGCGCTATTTCGCGCTGACCAAGCTCGACAAGATCAACGGTCGACCGCCGGAAGAGTGCAAGAGCAAGATCCTGTTCGAGAACCTCACGCCCCTGCACCCGCAGGAATGCCTGAAGCTCGAGCGCGATGTCCGCGGCGAGGAAAACATCACCAGCCGCGTGATCGACATGATCGCACCGATCGGCAAGGGCCAGCGCGGCCTGCTCGTCGCCCCGCCCAAGAGCGGCAAGACGGTCATGCTGCAGCACATTGCCCACGCGATCACGGCCAATCATCCTGACGTGAAGCTGATCGTACTGCTGATCGACGAACGCCCGGAAGAAGTGACGGAAATGCTCCGCTCGGTGAAGGGCGAGGTCGTGGCGTCCACCTTCGACGAGCCGGCCACGCGTCACGTGCAGGTCGCCGAGATGGTGATCGAGAAGGCCAAGCGCCTGACCGAACACAAGTACGACGTCGTGATCCTGCTCGACTCGCTGACCCGCCTGGCGCGCGCCTACAATACGGTCGTCCCTGCCTCCGGCAAGGTACTGACCGGCGGCGTCGATGCCAACGCACTGCAGAAGCCCAAGCGCTTCTTCGGCGCGGCACGCAACATCGAGGAAGGCGGCTCGCTGACCATCATCGCCACTGCGCTGATCGACACCGGCAGCCGCATGGACGACGTGATCTACGAGGAGTTCAAGGGCACCGGCAACATGGAGCTCCACCTCGATCGCCGCATGGCCGAGAAACGCGTCTATCCGGCGATCAACGTCAACCGCTCGGGCACGCGTCGCGAGGAGTTGCTGCTCAAGCAGGACATCCTGCAAAAGGTCTGGATCCTGCGCAAGCTGCTGTACGGAATGGACGACATCGACGCGATGGAGTTCCTGCTCGACAAGATCAAGGCCACAAAGAGCAACGCCGAGTTCTTCGACGCCATGCGTTCCGGCCGCGGCTAA
- the trxA gene encoding thioredoxin TrxA codes for MSEHIHYVTDGNFESEVLQSQTPVLVDYWAEWCGPCKMIAPILDDVAKDYAGKLKVAKLNIDENQDTPAKYGIRGIPTLMLFKGGNVEATKVGALSKSQLTAFIDSNI; via the coding sequence ATGAGCGAGCATATCCACTATGTGACCGACGGCAACTTCGAGTCCGAAGTGCTGCAGTCCCAGACCCCTGTTCTGGTCGATTACTGGGCCGAATGGTGCGGTCCGTGCAAGATGATCGCCCCCATTCTGGATGACGTCGCCAAGGACTACGCTGGCAAACTCAAGGTTGCCAAGCTCAACATCGACGAAAACCAGGACACTCCCGCCAAGTACGGCATCCGCGGCATTCCCACGCTGATGCTGTTCAAGGGTGGCAACGTCGAGGCGACCAAAGTGGGCGCCCTTTCCAAATCTCAACTGACCGCCTTCATTGACAGCAACATCTAA
- the fdxA gene encoding ferredoxin FdxA: MTYVVTESCIRCKYTDCVDVCPVDCFREGPNFLVIDPEECIDCTLCVAECPVEAIYAEDDVPADQHQFIALNAELSKKWKPIVERKDALPDASDWAKVKDKLGELQR, encoded by the coding sequence ATGACTTACGTGGTGACTGAATCCTGCATCCGCTGCAAATACACCGACTGTGTGGATGTGTGTCCGGTGGACTGCTTTCGCGAGGGGCCGAATTTTCTCGTAATCGACCCCGAGGAGTGCATCGACTGTACCTTGTGCGTGGCCGAGTGCCCGGTGGAGGCGATCTACGCCGAGGACGACGTGCCGGCGGACCAGCATCAGTTCATCGCGCTCAACGCCGAACTGTCCAAGAAGTGGAAGCCCATCGTGGAGCGCAAGGATGCGTTGCCCGATGCTTCGGACTGGGCGAAGGTCAAGGACAAGCTGGGTGAGTTGCAGCGCTGA
- a CDS encoding long-chain-fatty-acid--CoA ligase: MEKIWLQSYPKGVPAEIDVDQFKSIGDLFEQGVARFGSRTAYVCMGKGITYGELDELSRRFAAYLQGELKLPRGARVALMMPNVLQYPVALFGTLRAGYTVVNVNPLYTARELEHQLCDAGADVVVILENFAHTLEQVRGRVPIKHVVVSSLGEMLGFPKSALVNFVVRRIKKMVPAWKLDGAITFAAALARGDRHRLQAVEIGHEDIAFLQYTGGTTGVAKGAILTHRNIIANLQQAHAWIKPFVREGEELIITALPLYHIFSLTANCLTFFKIGATNVLITNPRDIPGFVKELSKHRFTAITGVNTLFNALLNNPDFGKLDFSSLHVALGGGMAVQQAVAEKWRKVTGIPLVEAYGLTETSPAVTINPLDLPEFNHSIGLPVSSTDISLRDDADNEVPVGQRGELCVKGPQVTRGYWNRPDDSARAFTPDGFLRTGDIAVIDEKGFVSIVDRKKDMILVSGFNVYPNEVEDVVASHPGVIEVAAVGVPDERSGEAVKIFVVRKDPALTEAALIAYCHENLTGYKVPHRVEFRDELPKSNVGKILRRELREGPVRQDA; the protein is encoded by the coding sequence GTGGAAAAGATCTGGCTGCAAAGCTATCCGAAGGGCGTACCGGCTGAGATTGACGTCGATCAGTTCAAGTCGATCGGTGACCTTTTCGAGCAGGGGGTCGCGCGCTTCGGTTCGCGCACGGCCTACGTGTGCATGGGCAAGGGCATCACCTACGGCGAACTCGACGAGTTGTCGCGTCGTTTCGCCGCGTATCTTCAGGGTGAGCTGAAACTTCCCCGCGGTGCGCGCGTGGCGTTGATGATGCCCAACGTGCTGCAGTATCCGGTTGCCCTGTTCGGCACGCTCCGCGCCGGCTACACCGTCGTGAACGTCAATCCGCTCTACACGGCGCGCGAGCTCGAGCATCAGCTGTGCGACGCCGGCGCCGACGTGGTCGTCATCCTCGAGAACTTCGCCCACACGCTCGAGCAGGTGCGGGGCCGGGTGCCGATCAAGCATGTCGTCGTCAGTAGCCTGGGCGAGATGCTGGGGTTTCCGAAGTCTGCGCTGGTCAACTTCGTCGTCCGGCGGATCAAGAAGATGGTGCCGGCCTGGAAGCTCGATGGGGCGATCACCTTTGCGGCGGCACTGGCGCGCGGCGATCGCCATCGTCTCCAGGCCGTGGAGATCGGCCATGAGGACATCGCCTTCCTGCAATACACGGGCGGCACCACCGGCGTGGCCAAGGGCGCCATCCTCACCCACCGCAACATCATCGCCAACCTGCAGCAGGCTCATGCCTGGATCAAGCCGTTCGTGCGCGAAGGCGAGGAACTGATCATCACGGCGCTGCCGCTCTATCACATCTTCTCGCTCACGGCGAATTGCCTGACCTTCTTCAAGATCGGTGCGACGAACGTGCTGATCACCAATCCGCGCGACATTCCCGGTTTCGTCAAGGAACTGTCAAAGCACAGGTTCACCGCCATCACCGGTGTCAATACGCTGTTCAACGCGCTGCTCAACAATCCGGATTTCGGCAAGCTCGATTTCTCGAGTCTGCATGTGGCGCTGGGGGGTGGCATGGCGGTGCAACAGGCCGTTGCCGAGAAATGGCGGAAGGTGACGGGCATTCCGCTGGTCGAGGCCTACGGGCTCACGGAGACGTCCCCGGCCGTCACGATCAACCCGCTCGATCTGCCCGAGTTCAACCACTCGATCGGCTTGCCGGTTTCGTCAACCGACATCAGCCTGCGTGATGATGCCGACAACGAGGTGCCGGTCGGACAGCGCGGCGAGCTCTGCGTGAAGGGCCCACAGGTGACGCGGGGCTACTGGAATCGTCCGGACGATTCGGCGCGGGCATTCACGCCGGATGGCTTCCTGCGCACGGGGGACATCGCGGTCATCGACGAGAAGGGCTTCGTCTCCATCGTTGACCGGAAGAAGGACATGATTCTGGTGTCGGGCTTCAATGTCTATCCCAACGAGGTCGAAGACGTGGTCGCCAGTCACCCCGGCGTGATCGAGGTCGCTGCGGTCGGCGTGCCGGACGAGCGCAGTGGCGAGGCGGTGAAGATCTTCGTGGTGCGCAAGGATCCTGCGTTGACCGAAGCGGCGTTGATCGCCTATTGCCACGAGAATCTGACGGGCTACAAGGTGCCGCACCGCGTCGAGTTCCGCGATGAACTGCCCAAGAGCAATGTGGGCAAGATCCTGCGGCGCGAGTTGCGCGAGGGGCCGGTGAGACAAGACGCGTGA